The Candidatus Marsarchaeota archaeon DNA segment AGTCGGCGCATCGCTCTACAAGAGCCAGCCTGGGGAAGCCAGCGGTCCAAATGACGGCGCCCCAGGAAATGACGGCCAAGGCGATCCTGGCGCTACAGATGCAGATTTCAAGGTCGAAAAATGATGTCTGTCCAGAAGCACGGAATAGCTTGCTGGCAGGCCAAAGCAAGGCGTATCAACCATGGCAAAAGATTACTATGACATACTGGGCGTGAAGAAGAATGCCAGCGGAGATGAGATTAAGCAGGCATACAGGAAGCTTGCGATGCAGTACCATCCTGACAGGAACAAAAGCCCGGACGCCGAAGAGAAATTCAAGGAGATAAACGAGGCATACGCCGTGCTAAGCGATCCTGAGAAGCGCAAGCAGTACGACACGTTCGGCCCGGAGCAATTTAACCGCAGATATACCGAGGAAGACATATTCAGGGGCTTCGACTTCCAGGACATATTCAGGAACATGGGATTTGACGTTGGCGGAGCAGGCGGCTTCTCGGGCTTTGGAAACATCGACGACATTTTTGACAGCCTTTTCAACACAGGCTCGCGAGGCGGCTCCCGCGGCAACGACATACTTGCAAAGGTGAGCATAAGCCTGGAGGACGCAGTGAGGGGCGCAACCAAGCAGATACTGGTAAGGCACATAACTGCATGCGACAGGTGCAATGGCACAGGCGCGGAGCCTGGGTCAAGCATGGTGCAGTGCCCCACATGCAGGGGCCACGGCCAGGTTACTGCGACCAGGCGCACGCCATTTGGCGTAATGCAGACGATAACGACATGCCCCACATGCAACGGCACTGGCAAAATCCCTGAGAAAAAGTGCAAGAAGTGCTCAGGCACTGGCAGGATCCAAAAAGAGGAGCACATTGACGTTTCAATACCAAGGGGCGTCGACAGCGGCACAAGGCTGAGGCTCAAAGGAATGGGCGATTATGGCGATTCGCATAGGGGCGACCTGTACATAGACATAGAGGTAAAGTCTGACCCAAGGTTTAAGCGCGAAGGTGACAATTTAGCAACTGCAGTCCGCATACCGTTTTATACCGCAATCCTTGGCGGCAAGGTAGAAGTGCCCACACTGTCGGGCAGCAAGGAGATAACTGTAAGCCCCGGCACGCAGAACGGGGACACCATAATCCTGAAAGGCGAGGGCGTGCCGCGATTCAACCGCTCAGGCTCAGGCGATGAGATAATACGCATTGCAATAGACATGCCAAAAAGGCTAACACAGGAACAGGAGGAGATACTGCGCAGGTACATGGAAACTGAGGGAAAGGATTCCCAGGATAAAAGGAAACGCTTTTGGAAATAGCTGGTTTTGCAGCGCAAGCGATGCCTTTCCATGAAAGCTGCATTTGTATTTAAATAAGCAAACGCATGCGATTGCTTTAAAAATCCTTCATAATAAGATATTTATAGTGGTTTTAATGGCAAAAACTGCAATTTCAGGCAAAACAAATCCAGTCGCGTTCGCACTGGAATTGATAGGCAGCGTTATTTACTTGGTACTATCGTATGCAACTGGCACAGGAACAGGCGCAATGGGTGCCTTTTACCAGGCAGTAAGCACAGTATGGCTACCAGTATTGTACGCTGTTGGAGTGCTAAGCGCAGTCGTGTTGTTCCTAGTGAGCTTTACGAACCTGATGAGGCATAATCCTCTTGCAAAGGCAGGGGTGGCGCCGGCATTGCTAGGCGGCTTTGCTTTTGTCGGGATAACTGCAGGGAACTTCGGCTACTTCGGTCTTGCACTGATTGGCTTCGTAATAGCTATAATCGGGGCAACATACGGGAAGCTGGCTTCTGCATAAGCAAAGC contains these protein-coding regions:
- the dnaJ gene encoding molecular chaperone DnaJ, with translation MAKDYYDILGVKKNASGDEIKQAYRKLAMQYHPDRNKSPDAEEKFKEINEAYAVLSDPEKRKQYDTFGPEQFNRRYTEEDIFRGFDFQDIFRNMGFDVGGAGGFSGFGNIDDIFDSLFNTGSRGGSRGNDILAKVSISLEDAVRGATKQILVRHITACDRCNGTGAEPGSSMVQCPTCRGHGQVTATRRTPFGVMQTITTCPTCNGTGKIPEKKCKKCSGTGRIQKEEHIDVSIPRGVDSGTRLRLKGMGDYGDSHRGDLYIDIEVKSDPRFKREGDNLATAVRIPFYTAILGGKVEVPTLSGSKEITVSPGTQNGDTIILKGEGVPRFNRSGSGDEIIRIAIDMPKRLTQEQEEILRRYMETEGKDSQDKRKRFWK